From the Rhizomicrobium palustre genome, the window AATAGACCGTGCCGAACTGGTAGTTCACGGTGGTCATCGCTGCCGGGAATGTGTTGGGTTTTTGCTGCTCGAATACCGATATATCCGGGACATAGATGCCGGTCGCGAACTGGAAGTAGGTGCTCCAATTGGGTTCAATCTTGTAATTCGCTGTCGCGAAGTACAGCGGGCGGCTGGTCGTGAAACTTGTTACCGTGCCGTTGTAGAAAGCCGGGCCTTGGCATTTGTTGCCCGCGCAGCCCGTGGTCGCTGTGGTGGTCGTGCCCGAAATGACGGAGTTGGGATCCACCGTATGATTCCAATCGATATATTTGAAGCCCGGCGTAATGGTCAGGTTTTCGATCGGGTGGAGTTCGACTTCCACAAAAGGTTCGATCTGGTTCCAGCCGGTATGTTCAAGATAGCCGACGCCATAACGGCCCTGATAGAGGCTGGGATCGGTTGAGGCGCTCTTGTTGGAGGCATCGGCATAGAGCCATGCCTGATGAAAGGGTGAGCAGTTCGCTGCGGCGCATTTGGTCACGTCAAAGTAATAGCGCTGGCGTTCCGTTGCTTGACCTTCCCACCACACACCGGCGCGAATCTGGCCGGTGACCGGGCCGGCGGTAAAATCGGCCGAGGCGCGGAAGACGTTGCCCCAAACGCGATAGGCGTTGAGCTTGGTGTAGCCCGGAAGATCGTTGGCGAATTTCGTCACCTTGCTGGTGTTGGGATCAATGAGCGAGGTGCCAATCGTTTTCCAGGCCAGCGCATTGCCGGAAAATGTCTGCTGCGTGCTGGTTGTGGTCACCGTCTTGTTGACATAGGCATAGGTGTAAGCCTGATCGTCGATCGACAGCCAATCGGTCACCGCGCCGCGCAGGCGCACGTAATCCATATCTGTAATTTTGTCGGCGTAATTGTAACCGTAATAATCCGGTGCGGTGGGATCGTTCTTCTGCAGCGAATACTGCTTGCCATATGTAACGATCTGCGCCGCCGTGGCGCCGTTCTTGTCGCTGACATGCTGGTGCAGGTTATTGCGGTTCGCGAACAGTGTCAGCGTCCAGCCAGGTGCAAATTCGCTCTCGAGCTTGAGAAGTTCATTGTCCTTCATCATGCTCTGATTGGTGAGATAGCCTTCAGTCTGCACGCCTGAAAAATCGGCGAGAATGCGCGTCTTGCCGAGGCCGGAAATGTCGCCGCTTTGGAAGTTGAGGTCCAGGGTCGAGGTGTTCCAGCTCCCACGCGACGCGCTCGCCTTTACGCCCATATCGGGGTTGAGTACCTCCGAATACATGTTGATGGAGCCGCCCCATGTGGAGGCGCCCAGGTTTCCGGCATTGCCCGGGCCGCGTTCGACATTGATCGAGCCGATGGTCGTGCCAGGGAAATAAGAGGCCGAGTGATGGGTTGGGCCGTTGGTATCGCCGAAGGGAATGCCGTCATAAGTCATGCCGAAATTGCCGTCGGGCATGCCGCGCAGGGTGTTCTTCACATTGCCGTCGGAAAGGCCGGGGCCATTGACATCCAGGCCCGTCAGCGACGGCGCAATCGCCAGCACCGTGACGTAGTCGGCGGATGGGTTGGTGAGGTTTTCGATATAGGATTTGGTGATGATCGTTTGCGGCTCAGTGGTGTTGATGGAAGCCTTGGCAGGCGCCGCCTCGGCGTTGAACTTGGTGCCGGTCACAACAATCGTTTCTGTTCCCGTGCCGACACCGCCACCGATCGTGTCGGCGACATCCGCAGCCACGGCGACGGTCGCGAATACGGCGCCGCAGAGTGCAAAGGTGGAGGCACGCGCCATCAGTCGCGCAGCAATACGGCGTTCGAGCATACAATTCCCCTCGTTGTAGCGGTCCCGGCGGGCCGCGGTTTTGCGGCGCCCCGGTTCATGTCAAAAGGAGAACCAGCCGGAAAACGGCCCGCCGCAGGCCCTCTTTAGTGACGAGCAGCCACAGTTTCTTAACAGGACGTTGGCAGGTTTTAATGGCTTAGGCCTGTGGTACCCATCTTAATGCGCGATTGTGTAATTTGTGTCAGGCGCGCGCGGCTTCATTGCCGAGTGAGGTGCGGCGGTTGTAAGACTTGGGAAAACGCCGCCCAAATCGCGCGGCAGAACGGCAGCCGGGTATGGACATTCTGCTCATTGAAGATGATCCCGAAACCGCCCTCTATGTCACCGAAGGCCTGCAAAAACAGGGGCATGTGGTGCATTGGGCGCCCACCGGAAATGATGGATTGCATTCTGCCCGTCATCGTCCTTTTGGCCTTTTGATT encodes:
- a CDS encoding TonB-dependent receptor, whose product is MLERRIAARLMARASTFALCGAVFATVAVAADVADTIGGGVGTGTETIVVTGTKFNAEAAPAKASINTTEPQTIITKSYIENLTNPSADYVTVLAIAPSLTGLDVNGPGLSDGNVKNTLRGMPDGNFGMTYDGIPFGDTNGPTHHSASYFPGTTIGSINVERGPGNAGNLGASTWGGSINMYSEVLNPDMGVKASASRGSWNTSTLDLNFQSGDISGLGKTRILADFSGVQTEGYLTNQSMMKDNELLKLESEFAPGWTLTLFANRNNLHQHVSDKNGATAAQIVTYGKQYSLQKNDPTAPDYYGYNYADKITDMDYVRLRGAVTDWLSIDDQAYTYAYVNKTVTTTSTQQTFSGNALAWKTIGTSLIDPNTSKVTKFANDLPGYTKLNAYRVWGNVFRASADFTAGPVTGQIRAGVWWEGQATERQRYYFDVTKCAAANCSPFHQAWLYADASNKSASTDPSLYQGRYGVGYLEHTGWNQIEPFVEVELHPIENLTITPGFKYIDWNHTVDPNSVISGTTTTATTGCAGNKCQGPAFYNGTVTSFTTSRPLYFATANYKIEPNWSTYFQFATGIYVPDISVFEQQKPNTFPAAMTTVNYQFGTVYYADNFSIDADVYYIAAKHNYTYSNCVSDPSQQCATDTGDATYKGIEGEATYNLSDLGFDGVTIFSNGSLNSAKSGFAQLKNAPYWTAAAGLIYDLGDIRFSLIDKTVGQQYMDNASANGTRTLGADGQPFYRLPAYSTLNFTTAYKFAEHFEVSVSVNNLLDDRSLVSTSGTDGKDSTGVGAAMSVSDYMHRPTSTDQYYFQSSRSFQVSLKAKI